The genomic window CGCACCTTTGAGGGTAAAATTTCTACTCATACCTTTACTTTGGGTGATGAAACCAGCATGGCAGCTAATGTCTGCGGTCCTGCTTTTGGTTATCTGAAAGCTGGTAGACAATTACATCAACGCGGAATGCACGGCATATTTACAGCAGCTGAAATTATGCCTATGTTTGTGAAGTAAAATGAGAGTTTAGTTGACACTCCTCAATTTCAAGACAGGGGGAGTGTCAATCTAGCGATTCTGCTGATTCTTCATTTTTAAAGAACAGCAGACGCACAGCGAGAATGGCAAAACCCGCAGCAGCGATCGCTTTTAATAAACGGGTGGGTAATACCTCTGCGACTGCACCCCCAGCTAATGCACCGAGAAAACTGGCTAAGAGTAACGCCGCCGCACTACCAAAGAAGACTGCACGCACAGATTGACCACGACCAGAAAGTGCGATCGCGGCTAGTTGGCTTTTGTCGCCTAATTCGGAGATGAAAACTGTAATAAAACTTAGTCCTAAAAGATGCCAATCCATAATTTTGGGTAATGGGTAAAGGGAATTGGAAATAGGGAAGATTAACCGTGTAATACATCCCAGAACAGCATGACGGAGATGAAAAACAACATCACTCCTGCGGATTTGTCTAAAGCTTTGGGACTAAGTTGTTTAGAAATCCAACTACCTAACAGTACCCCTAATAAGCTGGTGGTGATTAGTGCAGCCCCAGAACCCAAAAATACCACCCACGGGGAATGAGATTCTGCACTCATTAATAAAGTTGATAGCTGTGTCTTATCGCCAATTTCTGCAAGAAAAATAGTAATAAAAGTAGTACCGAAAATAACAAATGGTGATTCCTGCTTTTTATGACTATCAGCACTAGCTACAGGCTGAACTGGCTCAATGATGGCGGTAGCAAGGTGAGATTCGTTACTTGCTATTAGTTCTGGCTGGTTTTCAGACTGAGATAAGCCAGTAAGGGTTACAGGTGCAGAGTCAAGTTTCACAGGCAGTAGTTTTTTAACTAGGTTGTTTTCATATTCTTCTCATTTTCTCAGATTTTTGTAATAAATTGCAACTCTACTGCAAAAAATGTAACTTTCCTGTGAGATAAACTAGTTACAGTAAGTGATACCATTAACTGGTTGCAATGAATTTTATGGAACGTGAAGCTTTAACAATTCGCTTTCCCTCGGAACTACTTGCCAAAGCCAAGAAACTTAAGGGAAGCAACGAATCCTTTAATGATTTAGTGGTGGAGGCTTTGGAATCTGAAGTCAGACGTAGGAGAGGATGGGCTGCACATCAACGAATTATTGCCCGTAGCGAAATCATCAAAGCTAAAACTGGCATACAACCAAGTTCTATAGAGATGATTCACAGTCTCAGAGAAGGTGAAGGAAGACGTGACTAGAGTTTTGTGTCTAGATACCAGTGTTTGGATTCCTTACCTTGTCCCAGAAGTTTATCAATATCAAGCTGTAACCCTAGTAGCAGAAGCATTGAGCTTAAATATACGTTTAGTAGCACCTGCTTTTGCTTGGGCTGAGGTTGGGTCTGTACTACGGAAGAAAACGCGGTTGGGAGTCATTACGACAGAGGAAGCACTAGGTTTTTTTGAGGATTTCTGCGAACTGCCGATTGATTACATTGAAGAAGAAGCAATGCGGAGCAAAAGTTGGGAAATTGCCGAAAAATACGGTTTATCAACTCTTTATAATGCAGCATTTCTCGCTTGTGCTGAGATGACATCTGCTGAGTTTTGGACTGCTGACGCTGCACTGGTTAGGCAAGTCACACCCAGACCTGCTTACCTACGGGAAATAGGGGAAATATAGGGGTTTTTCAACAGAGTCTTGGCTGAAGCAATCTGACATTTTAGCTTTTTAAAGCCAGTTAATATCTGACATTGTTAGAATAGTTGTATAACAGTCTCATCCAATCAACCTCTCCTGCTGAAAAAGGTTGAGGAAAAACATTATGGCTACTAACATCCTTGACAATATTGACCTGCGGACATTGGGGGAACTCCTTCAACAAGCACGTAAGAAGTGTGGCATCACTCAGGCTGATGCAGCTAAGGTCATCGATTCTGCACGTACTACGATGATTGCTATCGAAAAAGGAGAACGCCGGCTCAAGCCTAATGAACTGATTAAACTTGCTCGTGCTTACGGATGTTCCGTTAGTGACTTTGTTCGGCCACGTCCAGTGGTGCAATCTTTTGAGGTACAGTTTAGAGCAGTTTATCAGCGCAGTGAGGAAGAAGAAGCAGAAATTAAACCTTTCATCCTGCAATTAGAGCAACTTTGTCAGAATTACCTGGAACTTGAGAAGATT from Nostoc sp. UHCC 0870 includes these protein-coding regions:
- a CDS encoding TMEM165/GDT1 family protein; this encodes MDWHLLGLSFITVFISELGDKSQLAAIALSGRGQSVRAVFFGSAAALLLASFLGALAGGAVAEVLPTRLLKAIAAAGFAILAVRLLFFKNEESAESLD
- a CDS encoding TMEM165/GDT1 family protein, with the protein product MKLDSAPVTLTGLSQSENQPELIASNESHLATAIIEPVQPVASADSHKKQESPFVIFGTTFITIFLAEIGDKTQLSTLLMSAESHSPWVVFLGSGAALITTSLLGVLLGSWISKQLSPKALDKSAGVMLFFISVMLFWDVLHG
- a CDS encoding YlcI/YnfO family protein, with amino-acid sequence MEREALTIRFPSELLAKAKKLKGSNESFNDLVVEALESEVRRRRGWAAHQRIIARSEIIKAKTGIQPSSIEMIHSLREGEGRRD
- a CDS encoding type II toxin-antitoxin system VapC family toxin, with amino-acid sequence MTRVLCLDTSVWIPYLVPEVYQYQAVTLVAEALSLNIRLVAPAFAWAEVGSVLRKKTRLGVITTEEALGFFEDFCELPIDYIEEEAMRSKSWEIAEKYGLSTLYNAAFLACAEMTSAEFWTADAALVRQVTPRPAYLREIGEI